One genomic window of Hymenobacter sp. J193 includes the following:
- the carB gene encoding carbamoyl-phosphate synthase (glutamine-hydrolyzing) large subunit, whose amino-acid sequence MNKPNKVLILGSGALKIGEAGEFDYSGSQALKALKEEGIRTILINPNIATVQTSENMADDVYFLPVTPFFVEEVIKKEQPDGILVAFGGQTALNCAVALFRGGVFEKYGVKVLGTPVQSIIDTEDRDIFKEKLEQIGVLSARSVAVTTMEDALAAAEKIGFPIIVRAAFALGGLGSGFANNMDELRTLAQKSFTTSDQILVEESLKGWKEVEYEVVRDQYDNCITVCNMENFDPIGIHTGESIVVAPSQTLSNREYHKLRSIGIKTIRHLGIVGECNIQYALDPVSEDYRVIEVNARLSRSSALASKATGYPLAFVAAKLSLGYSLSELKNSVTQTTSAFFEPALDYVVVKLPRWDLGKFEGVNRQIGSAMKSVGEVMAIGKSFEEAIQKGLRMLDTGKRGFVANKPEAVDNATIDKLLSEPNEERIFAINLAFETGYTIGQVHDLTQIDLWFLQRLLTIFELSKKLAERRGSGLDALETVLLREAKKAGFSDQQIAVKVLGEGDVKADELLVRARRKALGVLPVIKQIDTLAAEFPAKTNYLYSTYHGTENDLAPETDKSIVVLGSGVYRIGSSVEFDWCGVNAVQTAAEEGYKTIIINYNPETVSTDYDVSDRLYFEELSFERVMDILEFEQPTGVILSTGGQIPNNLATRLADANAPILGTAPARIDEAENRHKFSSIMDELGIAQPRWKELTSLAAMFEFVGEVGYPVLIRPSYVLSGAAMNVVSNAFEMESFLKAAAEVSAEYPVVVSEFIQEAKEIELDAVADKGEIVSYAISEHVEFAGVHSGDATMYYPPQRVYVGTVRKLKIIAEKIAKRYEISGPFNIQFLEKNREIRVIECNIRASRSFPFVSKVSGHNLIRKATQVLLGKKVERDASELVYDLPFVGVKAPQFSFTRLPGADPVLRVDMVSTGEVGCLGDTAEEALLKSMLSVGYKIPQKSVLISSGPIISKIALLESARLLVQSGYSIYATQGTHRFFAEHNVPSSLVFWPDDHQEPNVLTYLKEKKIDLVINIPKNLSKGELDNDYKIRRTAIDFGVGLLTNARLAKAFIQAFCTLEMKDLKIKSWNEYKAM is encoded by the coding sequence ATGAACAAACCCAACAAAGTTCTCATCCTCGGTTCCGGCGCGCTCAAGATTGGGGAGGCCGGTGAGTTCGATTACTCCGGTTCTCAGGCCCTCAAGGCGCTGAAAGAGGAAGGCATCCGCACCATCCTCATCAACCCCAACATTGCCACCGTGCAGACGTCGGAAAACATGGCCGACGACGTGTACTTCCTACCCGTGACACCCTTCTTCGTGGAGGAAGTTATCAAGAAGGAGCAGCCCGATGGTATTCTGGTGGCGTTTGGCGGCCAGACGGCCCTGAACTGCGCCGTGGCGTTGTTTCGCGGCGGGGTGTTTGAGAAGTATGGCGTGAAAGTGCTCGGCACGCCCGTGCAAAGCATCATCGACACCGAAGACCGGGATATTTTCAAAGAGAAGCTCGAGCAGATTGGGGTGCTTTCGGCCCGCAGCGTGGCCGTGACAACCATGGAAGACGCGCTGGCCGCAGCCGAGAAAATCGGCTTCCCGATTATCGTGCGGGCGGCGTTTGCGCTGGGCGGCCTGGGCAGCGGCTTTGCCAACAACATGGACGAGCTGCGGACGCTAGCCCAGAAATCCTTCACGACTTCTGATCAGATTCTAGTGGAGGAGTCGTTGAAGGGCTGGAAGGAAGTGGAGTATGAAGTGGTACGCGACCAGTATGATAACTGCATCACGGTCTGCAACATGGAGAACTTCGACCCCATCGGGATTCACACCGGGGAGAGCATCGTGGTGGCCCCGTCGCAGACCTTGAGCAACCGGGAGTACCACAAGCTGCGCAGCATCGGCATCAAAACCATTCGCCACCTCGGCATCGTGGGCGAGTGCAACATTCAGTACGCCCTCGACCCCGTATCGGAAGACTACCGCGTGATTGAGGTGAATGCCCGCTTGTCGCGCTCTTCGGCGTTGGCTTCCAAAGCTACCGGCTACCCGCTGGCGTTTGTGGCAGCCAAGCTGAGTTTGGGCTACTCGCTGTCGGAACTGAAAAACAGCGTAACGCAGACCACTTCGGCCTTCTTTGAGCCGGCCCTGGACTACGTGGTAGTAAAGCTGCCGCGCTGGGACTTGGGCAAGTTTGAGGGCGTGAACCGGCAGATTGGCTCGGCCATGAAGAGTGTGGGCGAGGTCATGGCCATCGGCAAATCCTTCGAGGAAGCCATCCAGAAAGGCCTGCGGATGCTGGATACCGGCAAGCGCGGGTTCGTGGCCAACAAGCCCGAAGCCGTTGATAACGCCACGATTGACAAGCTGCTGAGTGAGCCGAACGAGGAGCGCATCTTCGCTATTAACCTGGCGTTTGAGACGGGCTACACCATTGGGCAGGTGCACGACCTGACCCAGATCGACCTATGGTTTCTGCAGCGCCTGCTGACCATTTTCGAGCTGAGCAAGAAGCTAGCTGAGCGTCGCGGCAGTGGCCTGGATGCCCTAGAAACTGTCCTACTGCGCGAAGCCAAGAAAGCTGGCTTCTCGGACCAGCAGATTGCCGTGAAGGTGCTGGGCGAAGGCGACGTGAAAGCCGACGAGCTGCTGGTGCGGGCCCGCCGCAAAGCGCTGGGCGTATTACCCGTCATCAAGCAGATTGACACGCTGGCCGCCGAATTTCCGGCGAAAACCAACTACCTCTACAGCACCTACCACGGCACCGAAAACGACCTCGCGCCGGAAACCGATAAGTCGATTGTGGTGCTGGGCTCGGGCGTGTACCGCATCGGTAGCTCTGTGGAGTTCGACTGGTGCGGCGTGAATGCCGTGCAGACGGCCGCCGAAGAGGGCTACAAAACCATTATTATCAACTACAACCCCGAAACCGTAAGCACTGACTACGACGTTTCGGACCGGTTGTACTTCGAAGAGCTGAGCTTCGAGCGGGTGATGGATATCCTGGAGTTTGAGCAGCCTACCGGCGTGATTCTGAGCACCGGTGGCCAGATTCCGAACAACCTGGCTACCCGCTTAGCTGATGCCAATGCGCCTATCTTGGGCACGGCGCCGGCCCGCATTGATGAGGCTGAGAACCGCCACAAGTTCAGCAGCATCATGGACGAGTTGGGTATTGCCCAGCCCCGCTGGAAAGAGCTGACTTCGCTGGCTGCCATGTTTGAGTTCGTGGGCGAGGTAGGCTACCCCGTCCTGATCCGTCCGAGCTACGTGTTGTCGGGGGCGGCAATGAACGTGGTTTCCAACGCGTTTGAAATGGAGTCGTTTCTGAAAGCGGCTGCCGAGGTAAGTGCCGAATATCCAGTGGTGGTGTCGGAGTTTATCCAGGAAGCCAAGGAAATTGAGCTGGACGCGGTGGCCGACAAGGGCGAAATCGTGAGCTACGCCATTTCCGAGCACGTGGAGTTTGCCGGCGTACACTCCGGCGACGCCACCATGTACTACCCGCCCCAGCGCGTGTACGTGGGCACGGTGCGCAAGCTCAAAATCATTGCCGAGAAGATTGCCAAGCGCTACGAAATCAGCGGTCCGTTCAACATCCAGTTTCTGGAGAAAAACCGCGAAATCCGGGTGATTGAGTGCAATATTCGCGCTTCCCGCTCCTTCCCGTTCGTGTCCAAAGTCTCGGGCCACAACCTCATCCGCAAGGCCACCCAGGTGCTGCTAGGCAAGAAAGTGGAGCGCGACGCGAGCGAGCTGGTCTACGACCTGCCCTTCGTGGGCGTGAAGGCCCCGCAGTTCTCTTTCACCCGCCTGCCCGGCGCTGATCCGGTCCTGCGCGTGGACATGGTGAGCACCGGCGAGGTAGGCTGCCTGGGCGATACGGCCGAGGAAGCCCTGCTGAAATCGATGCTGAGCGTGGGCTACAAGATTCCGCAGAAGTCGGTGCTGATTTCCAGCGGCCCCATTATCTCCAAGATAGCGCTGCTGGAATCGGCGCGGCTGCTGGTGCAAAGCGGCTACAGCATCTACGCCACGCAGGGCACGCACCGTTTCTTTGCCGAACACAACGTGCCCAGCTCCCTCGTTTTCTGGCCCGACGACCACCAGGAGCCCAACGTGCTGACCTACCTCAAGGAGAAGAAAATCGACCTGGTTATCAATATCCCCAAGAACCTGTCGAAGGGCGAGCTGGACAACGACTACAAAATCCGCCGCACCGCCATCGACTTTGGCGTGGGCTTGCTGACGAATGCCCGCCTGGCCAAGGCCTTCATCCAAGCCTTCTGCACCCTGGAAATGAAGGACCTCAAGATCAAGAGCTGGAACGAGTACAAGGCGATGTAA
- a CDS encoding aspartate aminotransferase family protein, translated as MELFNVYPLVNITPVKALGAKLWDDKGQEYLDFYGGHAVISIGHSHPHYVQRLTGQLQNIGFYSNSVQIPIQRELAQKLGQVSGYEDYSLFLCNSGAEANENALKLASFHTGKKRVVAFKGAFHGRTSGAVAATDNPKIVAPFNADHAISFVEYDLAAVEQVLQVGDVCAAIIEPIQGVGGIIRPSDEFLTGLAALCKQYGALLIADEVQSGYGRSGRFFAHQHAGIRPDVISVAKGMGNGFPIGGILIAPELKASYGLLGTTFGGNHLACAAALAVLEVIEQEDLLAHATELGAYLRQELEANAGAEEIRGRGLMVGIKYDFPIKDVRDKLLSDFHIFVGNASDPTVLRLLPPLNITRAEVDRFLQALYALVAVSAPDQLAKAAG; from the coding sequence ATGGAGCTTTTCAACGTATATCCGCTCGTCAACATCACGCCGGTAAAGGCGCTGGGAGCGAAACTCTGGGACGACAAGGGCCAGGAGTACCTGGATTTCTACGGGGGCCACGCCGTTATTTCCATCGGCCACAGCCACCCGCACTACGTGCAGCGCCTCACCGGGCAGCTGCAGAACATCGGCTTCTACTCCAACTCGGTGCAGATTCCGATTCAGCGGGAGCTGGCGCAAAAGCTGGGTCAGGTGTCGGGCTACGAGGACTACTCGCTGTTCCTGTGCAACTCCGGCGCTGAGGCTAACGAGAATGCCCTGAAGTTGGCTTCCTTCCACACCGGCAAGAAACGCGTGGTAGCCTTCAAGGGTGCTTTCCACGGTCGTACCAGCGGCGCGGTGGCGGCTACCGATAACCCGAAAATCGTGGCTCCCTTCAACGCCGACCACGCCATTTCCTTCGTGGAATACGACTTAGCGGCGGTGGAGCAGGTGCTACAAGTTGGCGACGTGTGCGCGGCCATCATCGAGCCGATTCAGGGCGTAGGCGGCATTATCAGGCCCTCCGATGAGTTCCTGACTGGCCTGGCGGCGCTGTGCAAGCAGTACGGTGCGCTGCTGATTGCCGACGAGGTGCAGAGCGGCTACGGCCGCAGCGGCAGGTTCTTTGCCCACCAGCACGCCGGCATTCGGCCCGATGTTATTTCGGTGGCCAAAGGCATGGGCAACGGCTTCCCCATCGGTGGCATTCTGATTGCGCCGGAGCTAAAAGCGTCCTATGGTCTGCTGGGGACTACGTTCGGCGGCAACCACCTGGCCTGCGCCGCCGCCCTGGCAGTGCTGGAAGTTATTGAGCAGGAAGATTTACTTGCCCACGCCACCGAGCTGGGCGCTTATCTGCGGCAGGAGCTGGAAGCCAACGCCGGTGCCGAGGAAATCCGCGGCCGGGGCCTGATGGTGGGCATCAAGTACGACTTCCCCATCAAAGATGTGCGCGACAAGCTGCTCTCGGATTTCCACATATTCGTAGGCAACGCCTCCGACCCGACGGTGCTCCGCCTGCTGCCCCCATTGAATATCACCAGGGCGGAGGTTGACCGGTTCCTACAGGCGCTGTATGCGCTGGTGGCCGTCTCGGCCCCTGACCAACTGGCCAAAGCAGCCGGGTAG
- a CDS encoding immunity 50 family protein, producing the protein MADSENSVISRIINSEVVLQHFGYWPSFHDAEVTKTTFETHPTGRYSVTFVFAAFEMTSEVDERGYYKLIKHCNLELQFIGIEEIDFNYFSFQNILFGLEFEEAGSNIRCIFNASVGLEAVIAAEEVLVISLTPTVPIPDESLEETDLNEPMDAKNIFISSEHRLRNFDWSEMIYIGLDHEQANEYQADKVAKYAHSLFDEPEVYVVIGRHDSHLSTLEEALKKVSTLLKTTDVKLCNTLFTKAMKFNKIGVMSYGQKRN; encoded by the coding sequence ATGGCCGATAGTGAAAACTCAGTAATTAGCCGAATAATCAATTCTGAAGTTGTTCTTCAGCATTTTGGATATTGGCCGAGCTTTCACGACGCTGAAGTCACTAAGACAACTTTTGAAACTCATCCAACTGGGCGCTACTCAGTCACCTTTGTATTTGCCGCTTTCGAGATGACAAGCGAAGTTGATGAAAGGGGTTATTATAAACTAATAAAGCACTGTAACTTAGAGCTTCAATTTATTGGAATAGAAGAAATTGACTTCAATTATTTCAGTTTTCAAAATATCCTTTTTGGCTTAGAATTCGAAGAAGCTGGCAGTAATATCAGATGCATATTCAATGCTAGTGTTGGCTTGGAAGCTGTTATAGCTGCTGAAGAAGTGCTGGTAATTAGCTTAACGCCAACTGTTCCAATTCCAGACGAGTCACTCGAAGAAACAGACCTGAACGAACCAATGGATGCAAAGAATATATTCATTTCGAGCGAGCATCGGCTACGGAATTTCGACTGGTCAGAAATGATTTATATCGGCTTAGACCACGAGCAGGCGAATGAATACCAAGCTGATAAAGTAGCTAAATACGCTCACTCGCTATTTGACGAACCAGAAGTGTATGTGGTGATTGGTCGTCACGATTCTCACCTATCAACCTTGGAGGAAGCGCTGAAAAAGGTAAGTACTCTCTTGAAAACGACAGACGTGAAACTGTGCAATACGTTGTTCACAAAGGCAATGAAATTCAACAAGATTGGCGTGATGTCTTACGGTCAAAAACGCAATTAG
- the purE gene encoding 5-(carboxyamino)imidazole ribonucleotide mutase → MSTLPPSDTSAPDKPLVGVVMGSSSDWETMKHAVQLLTQFDVPHEARVVSAHRMPDDLFAYAEQAGPRGLQVIIAGAGGAAHLPGMLAAKTTVPVLGVPVASRHLQGVDSLHSIVQMPKGVPVATFAIGDAGAANAALFAISMLALHDARLAAQLHTFRAEQTEAARAMTLPV, encoded by the coding sequence ATGAGTACCCTGCCCCCCTCTGATACCTCCGCTCCCGACAAGCCCCTGGTTGGCGTCGTCATGGGTTCCAGCAGCGACTGGGAAACCATGAAGCACGCCGTGCAGCTGCTCACGCAGTTTGACGTACCCCACGAGGCCCGCGTAGTATCGGCCCACCGCATGCCCGATGACTTGTTTGCCTACGCCGAACAGGCTGGTCCGCGGGGCTTGCAGGTCATCATTGCCGGTGCGGGTGGCGCTGCTCACTTGCCGGGGATGCTGGCGGCCAAAACCACGGTGCCCGTGCTGGGCGTGCCCGTGGCCAGCCGCCATCTGCAGGGGGTTGATTCGCTGCACAGCATCGTGCAGATGCCCAAAGGGGTGCCCGTGGCCACATTTGCCATCGGCGACGCGGGGGCGGCCAACGCGGCGCTGTTTGCCATAAGCATGCTGGCCCTTCACGATGCCCGCCTGGCTGCCCAACTGCACACCTTCCGGGCCGAACAAACCGAAGCGGCCCGGGCCATGACGCTGCCAGTATGA
- the argG gene encoding argininosuccinate synthase gives MKKVVLAYSGGLDTSYCVVYLTKELGLEVHTVIVNSGGFSQEELAGIEKRAYEMGSKRHEVIDVTERFYQECLRYLLAGNILKNDTYPLSVSAERMFQSLALAEYARENKADYIAHGSTGAGNDQVRFDVAFSVISPDTEIITPIRDLGLSRQQEIEYLQQNGVEMSWEKAKYSINKGIWGTSVGGVETLTSRQGLPESAWPTQLSKTEPQEISITFEEGEPVALNGAQMQPVDLIIALNELAGQYAIGRDTHVGDTILGIKGRVGFEAPAPLILIKGHHLLEKHVSSRWQLLHKDYIANWYGTLLHEAQYLDPVMRDMEAFLESSQARVSGTVYVTLKPYQFELVGIESDFDMMQSKVATYGEENNAWDSRDAKGFIKIFSNQLRIHGSFNDEN, from the coding sequence ATGAAAAAAGTAGTTCTCGCTTACAGCGGCGGTTTGGATACGTCCTATTGCGTTGTGTATCTGACGAAAGAGCTGGGCCTGGAAGTCCACACGGTCATCGTCAACTCGGGTGGCTTCTCGCAGGAGGAGCTGGCCGGCATCGAAAAGCGTGCCTACGAAATGGGCTCCAAGCGCCACGAGGTAATCGACGTAACCGAGCGGTTCTACCAGGAGTGTCTGCGCTACCTGCTGGCGGGAAATATTCTGAAGAACGACACGTACCCGCTGAGCGTGAGTGCGGAGCGCATGTTCCAGAGCCTGGCCCTGGCAGAGTACGCCCGCGAAAACAAGGCTGACTACATTGCCCACGGCAGCACCGGGGCCGGCAACGACCAAGTACGTTTCGATGTAGCTTTCTCGGTGATTTCACCCGATACGGAAATCATTACGCCCATCCGCGACCTGGGCCTTTCGCGCCAGCAGGAAATTGAGTACCTGCAGCAGAATGGGGTGGAAATGAGCTGGGAAAAGGCCAAATACTCCATCAACAAGGGTATCTGGGGCACCAGCGTGGGTGGCGTAGAAACCCTGACTTCGCGCCAGGGTTTGCCGGAATCGGCTTGGCCTACGCAGCTCAGCAAAACCGAGCCCCAGGAAATCAGCATCACCTTTGAAGAAGGCGAGCCGGTGGCCCTGAATGGTGCGCAAATGCAGCCGGTGGATTTGATTATTGCCCTTAACGAGCTGGCCGGTCAGTACGCCATCGGCCGCGACACCCACGTGGGCGACACGATTCTGGGCATCAAGGGCCGCGTGGGCTTCGAGGCGCCCGCGCCGCTGATCCTCATCAAAGGCCACCACTTGCTGGAGAAGCACGTTTCCTCGCGCTGGCAGCTGCTACACAAGGACTATATCGCCAACTGGTATGGCACACTGCTGCATGAGGCCCAATACCTCGACCCGGTGATGCGCGACATGGAGGCGTTTCTGGAGTCGTCGCAGGCGCGCGTGTCGGGCACGGTGTACGTCACGCTGAAGCCTTACCAGTTTGAATTGGTGGGTATTGAGTCGGACTTCGACATGATGCAGTCGAAGGTGGCTACCTACGGCGAGGAAAACAATGCCTGGGACTCGCGTGATGCGAAAGGCTTCATCAAGATCTTCAGCAACCAGCTGCGGATTCACGGCTCGTTCAACGATGAAAATTAA
- the carA gene encoding glutamine-hydrolyzing carbamoyl-phosphate synthase small subunit, whose translation MSQTVKLILEDGTEIEGTSFGAFTSSAGEVVFSTAMTGYPENLTDPSFAGQILVLTYPMVGNYGVPGEELYESISRIFESDKIHIAGLVVNYYSEEHSHWNAAKSLGDWLKEYNIPGIFGVDTRMLTKILREKGAMLGKIMAEEDVPLHDPNLENLVAQVSPAEVKRYGHGQHKIVLVDCGTKTNIIRCFLERDVELIRVPWDYDFTQLDYDGLFLSNGPGDPKMCSATIQHLQTALGQDKPIFGICLGSQLMGLAAGGDTFKLKYGHRSHNQPVKLTGTQRSYITSQNHGFAVDTATLPAEWTMLFENLNDGTCEGIKHKTKPFFSTQFHPEAAGGPEDTEYLFDDFLKAVAEYKEGK comes from the coding sequence ATGTCCCAAACAGTAAAACTCATCCTCGAAGACGGCACCGAAATCGAGGGTACTTCTTTCGGTGCATTTACCTCCTCCGCAGGCGAGGTAGTATTTAGCACGGCCATGACGGGCTACCCCGAAAACCTGACGGACCCGTCCTTTGCCGGCCAGATTTTGGTGCTGACTTACCCCATGGTAGGCAATTACGGCGTGCCCGGCGAGGAATTGTACGAGTCGATTTCCAGGATTTTCGAGTCGGACAAGATTCACATTGCCGGCCTTGTGGTGAACTACTACTCCGAGGAGCACAGCCACTGGAACGCCGCCAAGAGCCTCGGCGACTGGCTCAAGGAGTACAACATCCCCGGCATCTTTGGGGTGGACACCCGCATGCTCACCAAAATTCTGCGGGAGAAGGGCGCCATGCTGGGCAAAATAATGGCCGAGGAAGACGTGCCCCTGCACGACCCTAACCTGGAAAACCTGGTGGCCCAGGTGAGTCCCGCCGAGGTGAAACGCTACGGCCACGGCCAGCACAAAATCGTGCTCGTCGACTGCGGCACCAAGACCAACATCATCCGCTGCTTTCTGGAGCGCGACGTGGAGCTGATTCGCGTGCCCTGGGACTACGACTTCACCCAGCTCGACTACGACGGCCTGTTCCTCAGCAATGGCCCCGGCGACCCGAAGATGTGTAGCGCTACTATCCAGCACCTGCAAACCGCGCTGGGCCAGGACAAGCCCATTTTCGGCATCTGCCTGGGCTCCCAGCTCATGGGCCTGGCGGCAGGCGGCGACACATTTAAGCTCAAGTACGGCCACCGCAGCCACAACCAGCCGGTGAAGCTTACGGGCACCCAGCGCAGCTACATCACCAGCCAGAACCACGGCTTCGCCGTTGACACCGCCACGCTGCCCGCCGAGTGGACCATGCTGTTCGAGAACCTGAACGACGGCACCTGCGAAGGCATCAAGCACAAGACCAAGCCGTTCTTCTCCACTCAGTTTCACCCCGAAGCCGCCGGTGGCCCCGAGGATACCGAGTATCTGTTCGACGACTTTTTGAAAGCCGTGGCGGAGTATAAGGAAGGAAAGTAG
- the argC gene encoding N-acetyl-gamma-glutamyl-phosphate reductase: MKIKVGIVGGAGYTAGELLRILLHHESAELGAIVSSSNAGNPIYQVHDDLVGETDLVFASELAGDEDVVFLCLGHGNSKAWLEKHELPETTHIIDLSNDFRLEADAEFAGREFVYGLPELNRSRIQQAQSIANPGCFATAIQLALLPLAQAGKLTDDVHVSAITGSTGAGQSLTETVHFSWRTNNVSIYKPFTHQHLGEIGESLAQLQHELDVAIHFIPYRGNFSRGIFASVYTPSDLTQEEARELYQKFYADAPFTTVSDQEIHLKQVVNTNKCLLHVQKFGKQLLITSVIDNLVKGASGQAVQNMNLLFGLPETTGLGLKAGLF; the protein is encoded by the coding sequence ATGAAAATTAAGGTTGGTATCGTCGGCGGGGCCGGCTACACGGCGGGGGAGCTACTGCGGATTCTGCTGCACCACGAATCCGCGGAGCTAGGCGCCATCGTCAGCTCTTCCAACGCGGGCAACCCCATCTACCAGGTTCACGACGACCTGGTAGGGGAGACGGATCTGGTATTTGCCTCGGAGCTGGCCGGTGATGAGGATGTGGTGTTCCTGTGCCTGGGCCACGGCAACTCCAAGGCGTGGCTTGAGAAACACGAACTACCCGAAACGACGCACATCATCGACCTCAGCAACGACTTCCGCCTGGAAGCCGATGCGGAGTTTGCGGGTCGAGAGTTTGTGTACGGGCTGCCGGAGCTGAACCGAAGCCGCATCCAGCAAGCGCAGAGCATTGCCAATCCGGGCTGCTTTGCCACCGCTATTCAGCTGGCCTTGCTGCCGCTGGCGCAGGCGGGCAAGCTGACCGACGATGTGCATGTGTCGGCCATTACGGGGAGCACGGGCGCGGGCCAGAGCTTGACGGAGACGGTGCACTTCTCGTGGCGCACCAACAACGTGTCCATCTACAAGCCCTTCACGCACCAGCACCTCGGCGAAATCGGGGAGAGCCTGGCGCAGCTCCAGCATGAGCTGGATGTAGCTATTCACTTCATTCCCTACCGCGGCAACTTCTCGCGGGGCATCTTCGCCAGCGTCTACACGCCGTCGGATTTGACCCAGGAGGAGGCGCGGGAGCTGTACCAGAAGTTCTACGCCGATGCGCCGTTCACCACGGTTTCGGACCAGGAAATTCATCTGAAGCAGGTGGTTAACACCAATAAGTGCCTGCTGCACGTGCAGAAATTCGGCAAGCAGCTGCTTATCACCTCGGTTATTGATAATCTGGTGAAAGGCGCTTCCGGCCAGGCAGTGCAGAATATGAACTTGCTGTTCGGGCTGCCTGAAACGACTGGATTGGGCCTGAAGGCCGGGCTATTCTGA
- a CDS encoding 5-(carboxyamino)imidazole ribonucleotide synthase — MSDHTHAVIRLPVFPDQADAAGRPATLGVLGGGQLGRMFVHAAQRLGYRTAVLEPDPQSPAGLVSHHHIRTDYNDPAGLAQLADLCQAITTEFENVPAEVLHTLAQARPVAPTAAAVGIAQDRIEEKAHFTACAAVSGVMCAPYAVITTPDELRAVAAGRSDLLPGILKTARLGYDGKGQIRVRTAAELTAAWAELGGVACVLEKMLPLTAECSVLVARGWDGQVVSFAPQRNVHVAGILAVTHAYEGALPPALAEQARAAAVSIAGHIGYVGVLCVEFFVVADGSEHGGLVVNEMAPRPHNSGHYTLDACNASQFDLQVHAMAGLPLLQPRQHSPAIMLNLLGDVWLDASGERREPNWPAVLSLPGTHLHLYGKAEARAGRKMGHLNITGPDVASVKTVARRVAALLGLPGLDAI; from the coding sequence ATGAGCGACCACACGCACGCTGTAATCAGGCTTCCGGTCTTCCCGGACCAGGCGGATGCCGCGGGCCGGCCGGCCACGCTGGGGGTGTTGGGCGGCGGCCAGTTGGGCCGCATGTTTGTGCACGCCGCTCAGCGCCTGGGTTACCGCACCGCCGTGCTGGAGCCCGACCCGCAAAGCCCGGCCGGGCTGGTGAGCCACCACCACATCCGGACCGACTACAATGACCCGGCTGGGTTGGCGCAACTAGCAGACTTGTGCCAGGCCATCACTACCGAGTTTGAAAACGTGCCCGCCGAGGTGTTGCACACGCTGGCCCAGGCCCGACCCGTGGCCCCGACCGCGGCTGCGGTGGGCATTGCCCAGGACCGCATCGAGGAAAAAGCCCACTTTACGGCCTGCGCGGCCGTGTCGGGGGTGATGTGCGCGCCCTACGCGGTAATTACCACACCCGACGAGCTGCGGGCCGTGGCGGCCGGGCGGTCAGACCTGTTGCCCGGCATCCTGAAAACGGCGCGCCTGGGCTACGACGGCAAGGGGCAGATTCGCGTCCGGACGGCCGCGGAACTGACCGCCGCTTGGGCGGAGCTGGGGGGCGTAGCCTGCGTGCTGGAAAAAATGCTGCCGCTCACGGCCGAGTGCTCAGTGCTGGTGGCGCGCGGCTGGGATGGACAGGTGGTGAGCTTCGCACCGCAGCGCAACGTGCACGTGGCCGGCATTCTGGCCGTAACGCACGCCTATGAAGGGGCGTTGCCGCCCGCCCTGGCCGAGCAGGCCCGCGCCGCGGCCGTTTCCATTGCCGGGCACATCGGCTACGTGGGGGTGTTGTGCGTGGAGTTTTTTGTGGTGGCCGACGGCAGCGAGCACGGCGGCCTAGTGGTGAATGAAATGGCCCCGCGCCCGCACAACAGCGGCCACTATACCCTGGACGCCTGCAACGCGTCGCAGTTCGACCTGCAGGTCCACGCCATGGCAGGCTTACCCTTGCTACAGCCGCGCCAGCATTCCCCGGCCATCATGCTCAACCTGCTGGGGGATGTATGGCTTGACGCCAGCGGCGAGCGGCGGGAACCGAACTGGCCCGCCGTGTTAAGCCTACCGGGCACGCACCTGCACCTGTATGGCAAGGCGGAAGCGCGCGCCGGTCGCAAAATGGGCCACCTGAACATCACCGGTCCGGATGTGGCCAGCGTCAAAACCGTGGCGCGCCGGGTGGCGGCGCTGCTCGGCTTGCCGGGGCTGGATGCCATTTAG